A single Stutzerimonas stutzeri DNA region contains:
- a CDS encoding acyl-CoA thioesterase → MTFSELIQAVRDNPEHIVVPASWGQGRAGFGGLVAALVYEAMQATVPDGRPVRSLAVTFVGPLTVDKPVRFEAEVLREGKAVSQVLGRAVQDGQVVTIVQGSFGAARTSAIRVAAEPAPAMPPVDACQELPYVPGVAPEFTRYLAMRWGIGGLPFSGNTSREMGGWVRLRGEVEREPVTVSHLLALVDAWPPAVLSHLNGFAPGSSLTWTIEFIHPTPPLDTHDWCQYLAVIEHAQDGYGHCAAALWTPDGQLVALSRQTVAVFG, encoded by the coding sequence ATGACCTTTTCCGAACTGATCCAAGCCGTGCGTGATAATCCCGAGCATATCGTCGTCCCCGCTAGCTGGGGGCAAGGGCGTGCCGGCTTCGGTGGCCTGGTCGCCGCGCTGGTCTACGAGGCCATGCAGGCGACGGTGCCCGATGGCCGTCCGGTGCGCTCGCTGGCCGTTACCTTCGTCGGGCCCTTGACCGTCGACAAGCCGGTCCGCTTCGAGGCTGAAGTGCTGCGCGAGGGCAAGGCGGTCAGCCAGGTGCTCGGGCGGGCTGTACAGGACGGCCAGGTGGTGACCATCGTCCAGGGCAGTTTTGGCGCAGCGCGTACGTCGGCCATCCGCGTGGCTGCGGAGCCGGCTCCTGCGATGCCACCTGTAGACGCGTGTCAGGAATTACCCTATGTGCCAGGCGTGGCACCGGAGTTCACGCGTTACCTGGCGATGCGCTGGGGCATTGGAGGGTTGCCGTTCAGCGGCAATACGTCGCGTGAAATGGGCGGCTGGGTACGGCTACGTGGCGAGGTCGAGCGCGAACCGGTGACTGTCTCGCATCTGCTCGCACTGGTGGACGCCTGGCCGCCTGCGGTGCTGTCGCACCTGAACGGTTTCGCGCCCGGCAGCTCCTTGACCTGGACCATCGAGTTCATTCACCCAACGCCGCCACTCGACACCCATGATTGGTGCCAATACCTCGCGGTAATCGAGCATGCGCAGGATGGCTATGGCCATTGCGCCGCAGCGCTGTGGACACCTGACGGCCAACTGGTGGCATTGAGTCGCCAGACGGTCGCGGTGTTCGGCTGA
- a CDS encoding triacylglycerol lipase, protein MNNKNLIALCLGAAIASSEVHAGLFGSSGYTQTRYPIVLAHGMLGFDSMLGIDYWYGIPHALRRDGAQVYVTEVSQLNTTELRGEELLEQVEEIVAISGKPKVNLIGHSHGGPTVRYVAAVRPDLVASVTSVGAPHKGSDVADLIRRIPEGSGAEAIVAGLVNGMGALIHFLSGSPSTQPQNSLGSLESLNSEGAARFNARFPQGIPASECGEGAYKVNGVRYYSWSGTSPLTNPLDVSDAMLGAGSLAFDEPNDGLVGRCSSHLGMVIRDNYRMNHLDEVNQVLGLTSLFETDPLTVYRQHANRLKNAGL, encoded by the coding sequence ATGAATAACAAGAACCTGATCGCTCTATGCCTGGGTGCGGCAATAGCCTCCAGCGAGGTCCATGCAGGCCTGTTCGGCTCCAGTGGCTACACCCAGACGCGCTACCCGATTGTGCTCGCGCACGGCATGCTCGGCTTCGACAGCATGCTCGGCATCGATTACTGGTACGGCATTCCCCATGCCCTTCGACGCGACGGCGCGCAGGTCTACGTAACCGAAGTGAGCCAGCTCAACACCACTGAACTGCGCGGGGAGGAACTGCTGGAGCAGGTCGAGGAGATCGTCGCGATCAGTGGCAAACCGAAGGTGAACCTGATCGGCCACAGCCACGGCGGACCGACAGTGCGCTACGTTGCTGCCGTGCGCCCGGACCTGGTTGCGTCAGTCACCAGTGTCGGCGCCCCGCACAAGGGCTCGGATGTCGCCGATCTGATTCGCAGGATACCGGAGGGCTCCGGCGCCGAGGCCATCGTTGCCGGCCTGGTCAACGGCATGGGCGCCTTGATTCATTTCCTCTCCGGGAGTCCCAGCACCCAGCCACAGAATTCGCTCGGTTCGCTCGAGTCGCTCAACAGCGAGGGCGCTGCGCGCTTCAACGCCAGATTCCCGCAGGGCATCCCAGCCAGCGAATGCGGCGAGGGCGCGTACAAGGTGAACGGTGTGCGCTACTACTCCTGGAGCGGCACCAGCCCGCTGACCAATCCGCTGGATGTCAGCGATGCCATGCTGGGCGCAGGCTCGCTCGCCTTCGACGAGCCGAACGACGGCCTCGTCGGACGCTGCAGCTCGCACCTGGGCATGGTGATTCGCGACAACTACCGGATGAACCATCTGGACGAGGTCAACCAGGTGCTTGGCCTGACCAGTCTGTTCGAAACTGATCCATTGACGGTCTATCGCCAACATGCCAACCGCCTGAAGAACGCAGGCTTATGA
- a CDS encoding methyl-accepting chemotaxis protein: protein MVLWIRDLSLKYKFWALNMVTFVTTLLLVLFALQLEQRSRSQDAQASTQELASVLQSWPADSALPQQPDLLSFPAGQALTVEGRPIAPGQGWVAIDHDRFFATSPVVGAQRIARPSGDTLVVLARTPSAWQLLKQHFFSYALAVAILMLALLAASQVMIRFLLSHLNTLKDVMLHVERSGDLTVRAPLDSRDEVGQMAGAFNAMQAGYQRIVSTVTQAATRLDGGASRLASSMGEVRQGMLGQKSETDQAATAINEMTATVHHIADHARETRDQSQHADRLAGDGHRVVTRVERSISSLSQGVQQTAETIGQLAADSQKISGVVSVIHSIAEQTNLLALNAAIEAARAGEMGRGFAVVADEVRSLAKRVQVSTDEITQMIAGLQAMTRDAVEFMQESSLKADDCVSEAREAGVALEAITAAVAQMRESNTQIADAAEQQSGVAEELNRSVTGIRDVTEQTVEQTAASAATSSELAALSKELSKAIQQFRL, encoded by the coding sequence ATGGTTCTCTGGATTCGCGATCTTTCCCTGAAATACAAATTCTGGGCGTTGAACATGGTGACCTTTGTCACCACCTTGCTGCTGGTGCTGTTCGCCCTGCAACTCGAACAGCGGTCGCGCAGTCAGGATGCCCAGGCCAGCACTCAGGAACTGGCCAGCGTGTTGCAAAGTTGGCCAGCGGACAGCGCGCTTCCCCAGCAGCCCGATCTGCTCAGCTTCCCAGCCGGCCAGGCACTGACCGTCGAGGGCCGACCGATCGCGCCGGGCCAGGGCTGGGTCGCCATCGACCACGACCGTTTTTTCGCCACCAGCCCGGTGGTCGGTGCACAACGGATCGCCCGTCCGAGCGGCGACACGCTTGTCGTCCTGGCCCGCACGCCCAGCGCCTGGCAGTTGCTCAAGCAACACTTCTTCAGCTATGCGCTGGCCGTGGCCATCCTGATGCTGGCGCTGCTGGCCGCGTCCCAAGTGATGATCCGCTTCCTGCTGAGCCATCTCAACACACTGAAAGACGTCATGTTGCACGTGGAGCGCAGCGGCGATCTGACCGTACGCGCCCCGCTGGACAGCCGCGACGAGGTTGGCCAGATGGCCGGTGCATTCAATGCCATGCAGGCTGGCTACCAGCGCATCGTCAGCACCGTGACCCAGGCCGCGACGCGCCTGGACGGCGGTGCCAGTCGCCTGGCCTCGAGCATGGGCGAAGTTCGCCAGGGCATGCTCGGCCAGAAAAGCGAAACCGATCAGGCGGCCACCGCAATCAACGAAATGACCGCCACGGTCCATCACATCGCCGATCACGCGCGTGAAACACGCGATCAGTCGCAGCATGCGGATCGCCTCGCCGGTGACGGACATCGCGTCGTGACCCGTGTCGAGCGCTCCATTTCCAGCCTGTCCCAAGGGGTCCAACAGACAGCCGAGACGATCGGCCAGCTCGCGGCAGACAGCCAGAAGATCAGCGGTGTGGTGAGCGTCATTCACAGCATTGCCGAGCAAACCAACCTGCTCGCGCTGAATGCCGCCATCGAGGCTGCACGCGCGGGGGAGATGGGACGCGGCTTCGCGGTGGTCGCCGACGAGGTGCGTAGTCTGGCCAAGCGCGTCCAGGTATCGACCGACGAGATCACTCAGATGATAGCCGGCCTGCAAGCCATGACGCGCGACGCGGTGGAATTCATGCAGGAAAGCTCACTGAAGGCCGACGACTGTGTGAGCGAAGCCCGCGAAGCGGGCGTGGCGTTGGAGGCGATCACGGCGGCAGTCGCCCAGATGCGCGAAAGCAATACGCAGATCGCGGATGCGGCGGAGCAGCAAAGCGGCGTGGCGGAAGAGCTCAATCGCTCGGTCACCGGCATCCGTGACGTCACCGAGCAGACCGTGGAGCAGACGGCGGCATCGGCGGCGACGAGTTCCGAACTGGCGGCGCTTTCCAAGGAACTGAGCAAGGCGATTCAGCAATTCAGGCTGTGA
- a CDS encoding TatD family hydrolase — MQLIDIGVNLTHPTLARDPRAVLDRAYAAGVGQLVLTGTSLAESEAALALCRELDESRQRLFCTAGIHPHEASQWTSETADRLKALLGEPEVRAVGECGLDFNRDLSPRAQQERVLEEHLQLAMETGLPLFLHERDADQRLVDILRPVRDRLSAAVVHCFTGEKRALYAYLDLDLHIGITGWICDERRGTHLQPLVREIPATRLMLESDAPYLLPRTLRPKPKGGQNEPAFLPEVLREVARHRGVSLGELASTTTACAQQFFAMAPLEPAEQG; from the coding sequence GTGCAGCTAATCGACATCGGCGTCAACCTGACCCACCCGACATTGGCGCGAGACCCACGTGCCGTTCTGGATCGAGCCTATGCCGCGGGCGTCGGTCAACTGGTACTGACCGGGACCAGCCTGGCCGAGAGCGAAGCAGCGCTGGCGCTCTGCCGCGAACTGGACGAAAGCCGTCAGCGGTTGTTCTGCACCGCGGGCATCCACCCCCATGAGGCGAGCCAATGGACATCCGAAACCGCCGATCGACTGAAGGCGTTGCTTGGTGAGCCTGAAGTGCGAGCCGTCGGTGAATGCGGGCTGGATTTCAACCGGGACCTCTCCCCGCGTGCGCAACAGGAACGGGTGCTCGAGGAGCACCTGCAACTGGCGATGGAAACCGGCCTGCCGCTGTTCCTCCACGAGCGCGACGCCGATCAACGCCTGGTGGACATCCTGCGCCCGGTGCGCGACCGCCTGAGCGCCGCCGTCGTGCACTGCTTTACCGGGGAAAAACGGGCCCTCTATGCCTACCTGGACCTCGACCTGCATATCGGCATCACTGGCTGGATCTGCGACGAGCGACGAGGCACGCATCTGCAGCCATTGGTTCGCGAGATCCCCGCTACCCGGCTGATGCTCGAAAGCGATGCGCCCTACCTGCTGCCGCGCACGTTGCGGCCCAAGCCCAAGGGTGGCCAGAACGAGCCCGCATTCCTCCCCGAGGTGTTGCGCGAAGTAGCCCGCCATCGCGGCGTGAGCCTGGGTGAACTTGCCTCAACCACGACCGCCTGCGCTCAGCAGTTCTTCGCCATGGCCCCTCTGGAACCAGCGGAACAGGGCTAA
- a CDS encoding lipase secretion chaperone translates to MKTLAVLFLLAVAIGVAVQWRDPIAPVPTPHERDEANQLPPSVPIDARAVPTTVQAAPVAVPRLPPSFSGTQVDGQLRADASDRLIIDNGIRRVFDYFLASIGEEPIEASVARLHQYIEVRLPPPAEGQALQLLGQYLDYKRQLLHLEHNHPVRADLGAMRERLDAVQQLRGRLFGDAVHAAFFSLDEAADRFMLERLAIGRDPALDPTAKGAAIDPLQSALPPELRDRLAIDLQSELREQSRALESKGASVTELRQLRQQLVGNAAADRLERLDRDRQAWLRRLADYRHEKQRIESSRGLGEADKRAAIRRLAAERFNENERRRLEAAEQLLVQENG, encoded by the coding sequence ATGAAGACGCTTGCCGTTCTGTTCCTGCTGGCCGTGGCCATCGGCGTCGCGGTTCAATGGCGTGACCCGATCGCGCCGGTACCGACGCCGCACGAGCGAGATGAAGCAAACCAGCTCCCGCCATCCGTGCCCATCGACGCGCGCGCAGTGCCGACAACCGTCCAGGCGGCGCCCGTGGCGGTTCCCAGGCTGCCGCCCTCCTTCTCCGGCACTCAGGTCGACGGCCAACTCCGGGCGGACGCCTCGGACAGGCTGATCATTGACAACGGTATCCGTCGCGTCTTCGATTATTTCCTCGCCTCGATCGGCGAGGAACCCATCGAGGCCAGCGTCGCCCGCCTGCACCAGTACATCGAGGTGCGTCTCCCGCCGCCAGCGGAAGGCCAGGCACTACAGCTGCTCGGCCAATATCTGGACTACAAACGCCAGCTGCTGCACCTCGAACACAACCACCCGGTGCGGGCGGATCTGGGCGCCATGCGCGAGCGGCTGGATGCGGTCCAGCAATTGCGCGGGCGGTTGTTCGGCGACGCCGTACATGCCGCGTTCTTTTCGCTGGACGAAGCAGCCGATCGTTTCATGCTGGAACGCTTGGCGATCGGCCGTGATCCGGCGCTGGATCCCACAGCCAAGGGAGCCGCCATTGACCCCCTGCAAAGCGCATTACCCCCGGAACTGCGCGATAGGCTGGCCATCGACCTGCAATCGGAACTGCGCGAACAGTCCCGTGCACTGGAATCCAAAGGCGCTTCTGTGACCGAACTGCGTCAGCTGCGCCAGCAACTGGTCGGCAACGCGGCCGCCGATCGCCTGGAACGGCTTGATCGCGACCGGCAGGCCTGGTTGAGGCGGCTCGCCGACTATCGCCATGAAAAGCAACGCATCGAAAGCAGCCGTGGCCTGGGAGAAGCGGACAAACGCGCGGCTATCCGCCGGCTTGCAGCCGAACGCTTCAACGAAAACGAGCGTCGGCGCCTGGAGGCAGCCGAACAGCTGCTTGTGCAGGAGAACGGTTAG
- a CDS encoding transglutaminase TgpA family protein: protein MSTLQTIPRNGLLWLLVAQVLVILPHLGHLPPWIIGLWLACATWRVQIFRMRARYPRAWVKALMMVGVGGGVYLSRGSLIGLDAGVVLLIAAFILKLVEMRSRRDAWVLIFLGFFAVATSYLFYDSLLAGLYSLLPVIALLAAMIGLQQSSRATHPWPTMRLAGSLLLQAVPLMLVLFVLFPRMGPLWSLPQPNDRGVTGLSDSMTPGDIAQLSRSAELAFRASFEGPIPERDSLYWRAVTFERFDGRRWSQSLASQVPQAPEWTPRGNPLSYTVVMQPSGRPWLYGLDVARVETGDVRLMADFHLQRPRPIDQALLYRATTWPDSLREPVASPATLERTLQLPAQGNPRSRAWAVALRREHPDPAATVQALLEHFNQQPYRYTLQPSPVGQDIVDDFLFDTLNGFCIHYAGAMTFVLRAAGIPARVVAGYQGGELNPTGNYLSVRQLDAHAWVEYWRADHGWVAIDPTFQVAPERIELGLEQALAEEDALFSDDPLALRRLRDVGWLKQLRFGWENLNYGWQRWVLGYQGERQLDLLKGLFGGLDAGRLGLFTVAATMLLMAILALTLFKPWRRERDPQLRLFHRFERLLSRQGLERQAGEGARDFAERAAGALPTVADSIRDFAHRYEMARYAGRPADGNELRASLARLRRQLPWRPGNRRLRRAVPGAR, encoded by the coding sequence ATGAGCACCCTGCAGACGATTCCTCGCAACGGGCTGCTCTGGCTGCTGGTTGCGCAGGTGCTGGTGATCCTGCCGCATCTTGGACATCTTCCGCCGTGGATCATCGGGCTCTGGTTGGCCTGTGCCACCTGGCGAGTGCAGATCTTCCGCATGCGCGCCCGCTACCCGCGCGCCTGGGTGAAAGCATTGATGATGGTCGGCGTCGGCGGCGGCGTGTACCTGTCGCGTGGCAGCCTGATCGGACTCGACGCCGGGGTCGTGCTGCTGATTGCCGCGTTCATCCTCAAACTGGTGGAAATGCGCAGCCGCCGCGATGCGTGGGTACTGATCTTCCTCGGCTTCTTTGCCGTGGCCACCAGCTATCTGTTCTACGACAGTCTGCTGGCCGGGCTCTACAGCCTGCTGCCGGTCATCGCGCTGCTGGCCGCGATGATCGGGCTCCAGCAGAGCAGTCGCGCTACCCACCCCTGGCCTACGATGCGCCTGGCGGGCTCGCTGCTGCTACAGGCCGTCCCGCTGATGCTGGTGCTCTTCGTGCTGTTCCCGAGAATGGGCCCGCTCTGGTCCTTGCCGCAGCCGAACGATCGGGGTGTGACGGGGCTTTCCGACAGCATGACGCCGGGCGACATCGCGCAACTGAGCCGTTCTGCCGAACTGGCATTCCGCGCCAGCTTCGAAGGGCCCATTCCCGAGCGGGACAGCCTGTACTGGCGCGCTGTCACCTTCGAGCGCTTCGATGGGCGGCGCTGGTCGCAGTCGCTCGCTTCACAGGTCCCGCAGGCGCCCGAATGGACGCCTCGGGGCAATCCACTGAGTTACACGGTGGTGATGCAGCCCAGTGGCCGCCCCTGGTTGTACGGGCTGGACGTGGCGAGGGTCGAGACCGGTGATGTGCGCTTGATGGCCGATTTCCACTTGCAGCGCCCGCGACCGATCGACCAGGCGTTGCTATACCGAGCCACCACGTGGCCCGATTCGCTGCGCGAACCCGTGGCGAGCCCCGCCACGTTGGAGCGTACCTTGCAACTGCCGGCGCAAGGCAACCCGCGCAGCCGCGCCTGGGCGGTCGCGTTGCGCCGCGAGCATCCGGACCCGGCGGCGACCGTGCAGGCGCTTCTCGAGCATTTCAACCAACAGCCATACCGCTACACGCTCCAGCCATCGCCGGTGGGGCAGGATATCGTCGACGACTTTCTGTTCGATACGTTGAACGGGTTCTGCATTCACTACGCCGGAGCGATGACCTTCGTCTTGCGCGCAGCCGGCATCCCCGCCCGAGTCGTTGCGGGTTACCAGGGCGGCGAGCTCAACCCCACAGGCAATTACCTGTCAGTTCGTCAGCTGGACGCTCACGCCTGGGTTGAATACTGGCGTGCGGATCACGGTTGGGTGGCCATTGACCCGACCTTCCAGGTTGCGCCGGAGCGTATCGAGCTGGGCTTGGAGCAGGCGCTTGCCGAGGAAGACGCGCTTTTTTCCGACGATCCGCTGGCGCTGCGCCGCTTGCGCGACGTGGGTTGGCTGAAGCAACTGCGATTCGGCTGGGAGAATCTCAACTACGGTTGGCAGCGCTGGGTGCTCGGCTATCAGGGCGAGCGGCAACTGGACCTGCTGAAGGGGCTGTTCGGCGGGCTCGATGCGGGCCGACTGGGGTTGTTCACCGTTGCCGCGACCATGCTGCTGATGGCAATCCTGGCCTTGACCCTGTTCAAGCCCTGGCGCCGCGAGCGTGATCCACAGCTACGGCTGTTCCATCGCTTCGAGCGCCTTCTGTCGCGCCAAGGCCTCGAGCGGCAGGCTGGCGAAGGCGCACGTGATTTTGCCGAGCGCGCGGCCGGTGCGCTGCCCACGGTAGCGGATTCGATCCGGGACTTTGCACATCGCTACGAAATGGCGCGTTATGCTGGCAGACCCGCGGACGGAAACGAACTGCGGGCTTCGCTTGCCAGGCTGCGACGTCAGCTGCCGTGGCGCCCCGGAAACCGCCGACTTCGTCGCGCTGTTCCCGGCGCTCGATAG
- a CDS encoding transglycosylase SLT domain-containing protein, which yields MIRLLPLLLCLLVLAPWPASARVPGPQAWPTVDTVRDLAQIRRSGTLRVLVNQSRNSSGEVKGEAIGIEYVRLRAFEQFLNRGSKGPPITLEIIPKAKDQLLGALQRGEGDLVAPGELLELGTMRRVSRSRAVVDNVAMVLVGRQGGPRYKRFEQLSGRSLALSAGSAAGTELEEINQRLMQAGRAPIAVEWVDPTLAVEDVLEMVQAGIYPATVVERSIAERWAKVLPKLRIERELTLGKRGDMHWFLRKEASMLRASVDRFLRDYRAPENQDAAFVRVYRRLYRVQYPLDRLGRERLETVRPTLQRHAQLQDIDWLNLAALAFKESTLNPAARGASGATGLMQVTPATARSMGVNDIGKLDNNVQASAKYLSTIRRKFFASPRLNERERMAFILAAYNMGPQRVQSMRAEARRRGLNADQWFFQVERVAMETMGMGVVSYVNAVNKYYLAYTRERYLLEGGPQSAAN from the coding sequence ATGATCCGACTGTTGCCATTGCTGTTGTGTCTGCTGGTGCTCGCGCCGTGGCCGGCCTCTGCGCGCGTGCCCGGGCCACAGGCCTGGCCGACGGTCGATACGGTACGCGATTTGGCGCAGATTCGCCGCAGTGGCACCCTGCGCGTGCTGGTCAACCAGAGCCGCAACAGCTCCGGAGAGGTCAAGGGGGAAGCCATTGGCATCGAATACGTCCGCCTGCGTGCGTTCGAGCAGTTCCTGAATCGCGGCTCGAAAGGTCCTCCGATCACCCTTGAAATCATTCCGAAGGCCAAGGACCAGTTGCTCGGCGCGTTGCAGCGAGGCGAGGGCGATCTGGTCGCACCCGGGGAGCTGCTCGAGCTGGGCACGATGCGTCGTGTCAGTCGTAGCCGGGCGGTGGTCGATAATGTCGCCATGGTGCTGGTCGGTCGCCAGGGTGGCCCTCGCTACAAGCGCTTCGAGCAGCTATCGGGGCGCAGTCTGGCGTTATCGGCCGGCAGCGCGGCGGGTACGGAACTCGAAGAAATCAATCAGCGGTTGATGCAAGCCGGCCGCGCGCCGATTGCCGTCGAGTGGGTAGACCCGACTCTTGCGGTCGAGGATGTGCTGGAGATGGTTCAGGCCGGCATCTATCCAGCCACGGTCGTCGAACGATCAATTGCGGAGCGCTGGGCCAAGGTGCTGCCCAAATTGCGGATCGAGCGAGAGCTGACCTTGGGCAAGCGTGGCGACATGCACTGGTTTCTGCGAAAGGAGGCGAGCATGTTGCGCGCCAGTGTCGATCGTTTCCTGCGTGACTACCGAGCGCCGGAGAACCAGGACGCCGCTTTCGTTCGCGTGTATCGGCGCCTGTACCGTGTGCAATACCCCCTCGATCGGCTCGGGCGGGAACGCCTTGAGACGGTACGCCCGACGCTGCAGCGGCATGCTCAGCTGCAGGATATCGATTGGCTCAACCTCGCGGCGCTCGCATTCAAGGAGTCGACGCTCAACCCGGCCGCGCGCGGTGCGTCCGGTGCCACCGGCCTCATGCAGGTAACGCCCGCGACCGCCCGCAGCATGGGCGTGAACGATATCGGCAAGCTCGACAACAATGTGCAAGCCAGCGCCAAATACCTGTCGACCATTCGGCGGAAGTTCTTCGCCAGCCCGAGGCTGAACGAGCGCGAGCGCATGGCGTTCATCCTGGCCGCTTACAACATGGGGCCGCAGCGGGTCCAGAGCATGCGTGCCGAAGCGCGTCGCCGAGGCCTCAACGCTGACCAGTGGTTTTTCCAGGTCGAGCGCGTCGCCATGGAAACCATGGGCATGGGCGTGGTCAGCTACGTCAACGCGGTGAACAAGTACTACCTGGCTTACACCCGTGAGCGCTATCTGCTCGAAGGCGGGCCGCAGAGCGCTGCCAATTGA